TCTCATTAGAAGACCCAGCAGGTGATGTAGTGGATGATTTACTTGtggtttgggtgactggggtagtTGTAGTCTCATTAGAAGACCCAGCAGGTGATGTAGTGGATGAGTTACTTGtggtttgggtgactggggtagtTGTAGTCTCATTAGAAGATCCAGTAGGTGATGTAGTGGATGAGTTACTCGtggtttgggtgactggggtagtTGTAGTCTCATTAGAAGATCCAGTAGGTGATGTAGTGGATGAGTTACTTGtggtttgggtgactggggtagtTGTAGTCTCATTAGAAGATCCAGTAGGTGATGTAGTGGATGAGTTACTTGtggtttgggtgactggggtagtTGCAGTCTCATTAGAAGATCCAGTAGGTGATGTAGTGGATGAGTTACTTGTGGTTTGGGTGACTGGAGTAGTTGTAGTCTCATTAGAAGATCCAGTAGGTGATGTAGTGGATGAGTTACTTGtggtttgggtgactggggtagtTGTAGTCTCATTAGAAGATTCAGTAGGTGATGTAGTGGATGAGTTACTTGtggtttgggtgactggggtagtTGTAGTCTCATTAGAAGATCCAGTAGGTGATGTAGTGGATGAGTTACTTGTGGTCTGGGTGACTGGGGTAGTTGTAGTCTCATTAGAAGACCCAGTAGGTGATGGAGTAGATGGATTTCTTGTGGTTTGGGTGGTTGTAGTATTTGTAGTTTCATTAGATGGCTCAGCAGATAATGGTGTGGATGAGTTATTTGTGGTCTGGGAACCTGTAACAATTACAGTCCCATTAGTTGTTTCAGGTGATGATGGAGTGGGTGGCTGTGAAGTAGATTCTGTATTTGAAGTAACTGTTGTTTCATTAAATGACTCAGAAGATGATGGGGTGGGTGAGTTATTTGTGGATTGTGTGGTTGTGGCAACTGTGTTATCATAAGATGTCTCAGTAGGTGTAAGAGTGGTTGCATTAATTGTGTATTCTGTGGTTGTTGTGTCACTTATCAAAGTATTATCAGATGTCCTAGTAGGTGTTGAAATAGATGACATAGTTGTGGATTCATATGTAGTTTCTGTAGCATCACTACTAGAAGAATAAAGCGGCAAACAAGTAGTAGTAGACTCACTAGTGGTTGCAGAAACAGTAGAAGTCACTGATTCAGTTACCAATTCTACAGATGTTGTTGTTATAGTATCAGTAAGATAATCTTTGGTTCCATCTGATGTGTTAGACATCTCAGTAGAGGTTGAGGCATTCTTAGATGTAGACACTGTGGTAGAGTCCACGGTAGTTGAAATGGTAGTGTAGAAAGTCTCAGTAGTAGTGACATAATCAGTTGTGGATTCATTACCTGAAGTAACTGATGAGTGAGATGTTGTCACACATACCCAAGAACAGGTAACAGTAGTATCAGTGGTGCTATCCCCAGGCATGGTGGAGGTCTCAGTAAAGCTAGATTCAGAGGTGTGGGCAGAACTTTCCACAGTCATTGCAGCTATGGAAAATGATGAAttgaaatattcagtagagaatgTTAGTGTTGTTTGAGACGTGTAAGTAGATCCACTTACAGTAGTGTCACTGGAGGTGCTATCTGAAGAAGGTTCTGTGGCTGTAGTGGTTTCAATAGAGGTACTGTCTGAAGAGAATTCTGTGGGTCCAGTACTAGTGACAGAGTCTGTTGTGGATTCTTGACTTGAAGCAGTGGACAAGCCAGTTGTTGTAATGCATTCAGTAGTGGTCTCAGTGGAAGTATAATCTGTGGAGCTAGAAATCGTGGAGTCAGATGTGGTAAAAGAAGCGAAGTCTGTGGAATAACAGACTGTTGTGATAATGACTGTAGAGGAGGATTCTGTGGTTGCAGTGGTTGTGACAGAGTCCGTTGTGGATTCCTCAGATGTTCCAGCTGAGCCAGATGTTGGAATACAGACAGTAGTACAACTAATAGTAGTATCAGTGTAGGTAACGTCTGACATAGCAGTTGTTGCAGTGGGGAAACTTATAGTGCTAGCACTGTCAAATGAAGTGACGCTTGTTATACAGTTTGGTGTATAT
This DNA window, taken from Hyperolius riggenbachi isolate aHypRig1 chromosome 3, aHypRig1.pri, whole genome shotgun sequence, encodes the following:
- the LOC137562596 gene encoding uncharacterized protein isoform X2; this encodes MANQRHPHLYSLLLLSLISGLSTTTTDPTNYSSESTVITYTPNCITSVTSFDSASTISFPTATTAMSDVTYTDTTISCTTVCIPTSGSAGTSEESTTDSVTTTATTESSSTVIITTVCYSTDFASFTTSDSTISSSTDYTSTETTTECITTTGLSTASSQESTTDSVTSTGPTEFSSDSTSIETTTATEPSSDSTSSDTTVSGSTYTSQTTLTFSTEYFNSSFSIAAMTVESSAHTSESSFTETSTMPGDSTTDTTVTCSWVCVTTSHSSVTSGNESTTDYVTTTETFYTTISTTVDSTTVSTSKNASTSTEMSNTSDGTKDYLTDTITTTSVELVTESVTSTVSATTSESTTTCLPLYSSSSDATETTYESTTMSSISTPTRTSDNTLISDTTTTEYTINATTLTPTETSYDNTVATTTQSTNNSPTPSSSESFNETTVTSNTESTSQPPTPSSPETTNGTVIVTGSQTTNNSSTPLSAEPSNETTNTTTTQTTRNPSTPSPTGSSNETTTTPVTQTTSNSSTTSPTGSSNETTTTPVTQTTSNSSTTSPTESSNETTTTPVTQTTSNSSTTSPTGSSNETTTTPVTQTTSNSSTTSPTGSSNETATTPVTQTTSNSSTTSPTGSSNETTTTPVTQTTSNSSTTSPTGSSNETTTTPVTQTTSNSSTTSPTGSSNETTTTPVTQTTSNSSTTSPAGSSNETTTTPVTQTTSKSSTTSPAGSSNETTTTPVTQTTSNSSDTLPAGSSNETTTAPFTQTTSSSSTTSPTGSSNETTTTPVTQTTSSSSTTSPTGSSNETTATPVTQTTSSSSTTSPTGSSNETTTTPVTQTTSNSSATFPAGSSNETTTTPVTQATSISSATLPAGPSNEITTATITQSTSNSSTPSSETTVVTTRQSTIQTSIPTSTTSTTKSDTGGGKCENGGTWNNEKCFCRKSFYGSRCEFISDEIRQDIVHATVTVYVRIHSQEFHEDLNKTNTEAHKNFTQRFINEMLLFYRQEYDGKIIGIEIISITKGSIAVLHKVVAEVAFQDVVGQQEVLQHHVDRRLYNDSCSTEQAQTNDALCWNHNETKVNGVPLDVTGMCDGIDGDMKQYYYGINKTTELLCVTNCSNENNIPIDCNHGQCSVTNKGPHCYCALSNQYWYTGDRCQTAISKPGVIAGVTVGLAVLVLIIFILCYFSHKRQHHSDTFNISEIKYQKFSTIPGNSKY
- the LOC137562596 gene encoding uncharacterized protein isoform X1; the encoded protein is MANQRHPHLYSLLLLSLISGLSTTTTDPTNYSSESTVITYTPNCITSVTSFDSASTISFPTATTAMSDVTYTDTTISCTTVCIPTSGSAGTSEESTTDSVTTTATTESSSTVIITTVCYSTDFASFTTSDSTISSSTDYTSTETTTECITTTGLSTASSQESTTDSVTSTGPTEFSSDSTSIETTTATEPSSDSTSSDTTVSGSTYTSQTTLTFSTEYFNSSFSIAAMTVESSAHTSESSFTETSTMPGDSTTDTTVTCSWVCVTTSHSSVTSGNESTTDYVTTTETFYTTISTTVDSTTVSTSKNASTSTEMSNTSDGTKDYLTDTITTTSVELVTESVTSTVSATTSESTTTCLPLYSSSSDATETTYESTTMSSISTPTRTSDNTLISDTTTTEYTINATTLTPTETSYDNTVATTTQSTNNSPTPSSSESFNETTVTSNTESTSQPPTPSSPETTNGTVIVTGSQTTNNSSTPLSAEPSNETTNTTTTQTTRNPSTPSPTGSSNETTTTPVTQTTSNSSTTSPTGSSNETTTTPVTQTTSNSSTTSPTESSNETTTTPVTQTTSNSSTTSPTGSSNETTTTPVTQTTSNSSTTSPTGSSNETATTPVTQTTSNSSTTSPTGSSNETTTTPVTQTTSNSSTTSPTGSSNETTTTPVTQTTSNSSTTSPTGSSNETTTTPVTQTTSNSSTTSPAGSSNETTTTPVTQTTSKSSTTSPAGSSNETTTTPVTQTTSNSSDTLPAGSSNETTTAPFTQTTSSSSTTSPTGSSNETTTTPVTQTTSSSSTTSPTGSSNETTATPVTQTTSSSSTTSPTGSSNETTTTPVTQTTSNSSATFPAGSSNETTTTPVTQATSISSATLPAGPSNEITTATITQSTSNSSTPSSETTVVTTRQSTIQTSIPTSTTSTTKSDTGGGKCENGGTWNNEKCFCRKSFYGSRCEFISDEIRQDIVHATVTVYVRIHSQEFHEDLNKTNTEAHKNFTQRFINEMLLFYRQEYDGKIIGIEIISITKGSIAVLHKVVAEVAFQDVVGQQEVLQHHVDRRLYNDSCSTEQAQTNDALCWNHNETKVNGVPLDVTGMCDGIDGDMKQYYYGINKTTELLCVTNCSNENNIPIDCNHGQCSVTNKGPHCYCALSNQYWYTGDRCQTAISKPGVIAGVTVGLAVLVLIIFILCYFSHKRQHHSDTFKLMMEPELVWYQDDGKAEGYERSIFNKENKKLEASAKSNTKNFQPSLGTVNTDTMIRAPRPTISPYETLG